The following coding sequences lie in one Fusarium poae strain DAOMC 252244 chromosome 1, whole genome shotgun sequence genomic window:
- a CDS encoding hypothetical protein (BUSCO:35323at5125) — translation MTDLLQILPSFHLRPFAALIPAIEQNALSTTDLLTLHPTDIAKQTRLPILDLKRLIATISASLSDDLSPQQPLIESEPDPDSTQGENVISTLDDGLDAALGGGVPVGAVTEFTGESGAGKTQVLLSLCLAVQLPSPHGLGREALYISTEATMATGRLAQMLKSNPIIQQYDEGVRPSLDAIHSTVTPDLETQDHILNFQVPVLLSRHRIGLIILDSVAANYRAEFERQGSHGSNMAARSAELVRLGALLRDLARRHNIAVVVANQVADRFSSDSALRHIPPRSSGAVYESPLASRSMPPPSSINLPSTPSSSLPFGPQDPDGPPPPPALMLDHQQRWFTGWGDDPHASYSLKTPSLGLVWSTQIACRVALFKRPVFGRIRQAGPITAEDDSDLAAPTLRGWRRWMKVVFAPHTPSTGQGLHGATEFEVTMGGLKSVQSQKTKDKE, via the coding sequence ATGACAGACCTCCTCCAAATCCTCCCTTCCTTTCATCTCAGACCTTTTGCCGCTCTCATTCCCGCCATTGAACAAAATGCGCTCTCGACAACAGATCTTCTTACTCTTCACCCTACCGACATCGCAAAGCAGACGCGACTCCCTATCCTCGATCTCAAACGTCTCATAGCTACGATCTCAGCCTCCCTTTCCGACGATCTCAGCCCACAGCAACCTCTTATAGAATCAGAGCCTGATCCTGACTCTACTCAGGGGGAGAATGTCATTAGTACGCTTGACGATGGCCTCGATGCTGCTTTAGGGGGCGGCGTACCTGTGGGTGCAGTGACAGAGTTCACTGGTGAGAGCGGCGCTGGAAAGACCCAAGTCTTGTTATCTCTATGCCTTGCCGTCCAACTCCCTTCGCCACATGGTCTAGGCCGTGAGGCTCTCTACATCTCTACCGAAGCCACAATGGCAACGGGCCGTCTCGCTCAGATGCTCAAGTCCAATCCCATCATACAGCAATACGACGAGGGTGTCCGCCCTTCCCTTGACGCTATCCATAGCACCGTCACTCCAGATCTGGAAACACAAGATCATATTCTCAATTTCCAAGTCCCTGTTCTGCTATCTCGTCATCGCATAGGACTCATCATTCTTGACTCTGTTGCCGCCAATTACCGCGCCGAATTCGAGCGTCAGGGCTCTCACGGTTCTAACATGGCCGCTCGAAGTGCTGAGCTCGTTCGTCTTGGGGCCCTTCTCCGTGACTTAGCTCGCAGACATAACATCGCCGTTGTAGTGGCTAACCAAGTCGCCGACCGTTTCTCCTCTGACTCAGCACTACGGCACATACCTCCTAGAAGCAGTGGCGCCGTCTACGAGAGTCCCCTCGCTTCACGGAGTATGCCTCCACCTTCATCTATAAATCTCCCCAGCACTCCATCGTCATCATTACCTTTCGGTCCACAGGACCCTGATggtccaccaccacctccagcgCTGATGCTTGATCATCAGCAGCGCTGGTTCACAGGCTGGGGTGACGACCCTCACGCCTCATACTCGCTCAAGACTCCCAGTTTGGGTCTTGTTTGGTCAACGCAAATTGCTTGTCGAGTTGCGCTATTCAAACGGCCTGTTTTCGGGCGTATAAGACAGGCTGGGCCGATAACTGCAGAGGACGATTCTGACTTGGCAGCCCCGACATTACGAGGATGGCGCAGATGGATGAAGGTTGTCTTTGCGCCTCATACACCCTCCACAGGTCAGGGCCTACACGGAGCGACCGAGTTTGAGGTCACGATGGGCGGATTAAAGTCTGTACAGTCCCAAAAAACGAAAGACAAGGAATGA
- the RPL15 gene encoding 60S ribosomal protein L15, with protein sequence MGALKYVEELQKKKQSDVVAFLLRVRCWELRQLNVIHRASRPSRLDKARRLGYKAKQGYVIYRVRVRRGGRKRPAPKGATYGKPTNQGINQLKYQRSLKATAEERVGRRCANLRVLNSYWINQDSTYKYYEVILVDPQHKAIRIDPRINWIVNPVHKHREARGLTATGKKSRGLNKGHRYNKTKAGRRKTWKRHNTLSLWRYR encoded by the exons ATGGGTGCCCTCAAGTACGTCGAAGAGCttcagaagaagaagcagtcGGATGTCGTTGCCTTCCTCCTCCGAGTTCGCTGCTGGGAA CTCCGTCAATTGAACGTCATCCACCGCGCCTCTCGTCCTTCCCGTCTGGACAAGGCTCGCCGTCTCGGATACAAGGCCAAGCAGGGCTATGTTATCTACCGTGTCCGCGTCCGCCGTGGTGGCCGCAAGCGCCCTGCTCCTAAGGGTGCCACCTACG GCAAGCCCACCAACCAGGGTATCAACCAGCTGAAGTACCAGCGATCCCTCAAGGCTACTGCCGAGGAGCGTGTCGGCCGCCGCTGCGCTAACCTCCGAGTCCTCAACTCCTACTGGATCAACCAGGACTCTACCTACAAGTACTACGAGGTCATCCTCGTCGACCCCCAGCACAAGGCCATCCGCATCGACCCCCGCATCAACTGGATCGTCAACCCCGTCCACAAGCACCGCGAGGCTCGTGGTCTTACCGCCACCGGCAAGAAGTCCCGTGGTCTCAACAAGGGTCACCGCtacaacaagaccaaggctGGCCGCAGAAAGACCTGGAAGCGTCACAACACCCTGTCCCTGTGGCGATACCGATAA
- a CDS encoding hypothetical protein (BUSCO:6926at5125) has protein sequence MSSGPLKSGPSARLGQGSHPTGAGNNQSLLLDKLHARTSTPDSEALASSDDEGDHRYESAQVASQATSQPPRPVRRPSWLNETSQTLGRPRRGSIASNSMSPTTSHPSTPSGEAGAGAWGSHSTSSVMGRGTGASAFSWGGNIWNSERKDPPARLSEVLPSPTSTLPPGGGNSFFNSEIQTSPVSRDPVPNPQIPFAIPLHPTPKTYRSQSYSVGQMDPENAAAPPSMSSSAMMGRARHHPALQHRPSRPSMLSEMANDGSMLGKVKEVEDDDDESPSESMQSSFHQSSDAKTIEMLARENAMLRQQQQQQQHQQQQTQYNNARIRPRAVTGNSYTGNGYSLRETVPETSDYAIDELDEANESGDMLAKRAANRRMSELGAGFRSPFGDNRKAENAHLKKAALGWSSSLAFSPSDISQSRRHSFATLPTRQASISSIPDSALEPSALDMQQSQDYPPGYPDPASFGGASHASQYFGGGPNMGANMGSAYQTGYANQYPSPYGLPNSYGNRAPSPHRSVYSIAQPRHNQLLHIVLFKCARADVFYIQEGTGLTVKPGDLVIVEADRGTDLGTVAKDNVDWQAAKDLKEHYAEEQYKWLMMYSQGAAAAQEGSSAGLLASSTGLQGSAIGGMGPPSQHHAQEPNAGELRPKLIKRLAQSHEVHALRDKEGQEAKAKRVCMQKVKEHGLNMEILDAEFQMDWKKLTFYYFADSYINFNSLVTDLFKIYKTRIWMSAINPASFASPTLGIQAPSGIGPGAVNANRGAGGNDRRQNQQVHEPQQAPAFTTGARDGRGYRPAFSQPFGNENRLQQQQQQASGYPPSNYPSYPQFGSPFTNPRTNAGYGPGAIASVEGYPGAAVPQLGEYQSMRQRFPNPQSGPSPAPHSQATSPLAAQNDWVGGFQGLSLNTH, from the exons ATGAGCTCGGGTCCTCTCAAATCTGGCCCGTCTGCAAGACTCGGCCAAGGATCTCATCCCACAGGTGCAGGCAACAACCAGTCATTGCTGCTCGATAAGTTACACGCAAGGACATCCACGCCTGACTCCGAGGCTCTCGCTAGCTCAGACGACGAAGGCGACCACCGATACGAATCTGCGCAAGTAGCTTCGCAGGCTACATCCCAACCTCCCAGGCCCGTTCGACGACCTTCGTGGTTAAACGAAACCTCTCAAACCCTAGGCCGTCCTCGCAGGGGCTCTATTGCTAGTAACTCAATGTCTCCAACTACCTCGCATCCCAGTACGCCATCTGGCGAGGCTGGTGCAGGAGCCTGGGGATCCCACTCAACCTCATCCGTGATGGGCCGAGGAACAGGTGCATCAGCTTTCTCGTGGGGTGGTAATATTTGGAATTCGGAGCGTAAAGATCCCCCAGCGCGGCTCAGTGAAGTCTTGCCTTCTCCAACATCCACGCTGCCCCCAGGTGGTGGCAACTCTTTCTTCAACTCAGAGATACAAACATCTCCGGTTTCACGAGATCCTGTACCTAATCCTCAGATCCCCTTTGCTATTCCCCTTCACCCCACTCCTAAAACGTATCGATCACAGTCGTATTCTGTTGGGCAGATGGATCCCGAGAACGCTGCTGCACCACCTTCAATGAGCTCCTCAGCCATGATGGGTCGTGCTCGCCACCACCCCGCACTTCAGCACCGACCGTCGCGACCTAGTATGTTGAGCGAGATGGCAAATGACGGATCGATGCttggcaaggtcaaggaggtagaagatgacgatgatgagagcCCCAGCGAATCAATGCAGAGTTCTTTTCACCAGTCTTCTGATGCGAAAACTATTGAAATGTTGGCGCGTGAAAACGCTATGCttcgtcaacaacaacaacaacaacagcaccagcagcagcaaacgCAGTACAATAATGCACGCATCAGACCACGTGCAGTCACTGGAAATTCATACACTGGAAACGGTTATTCCCTACGAGAAACGGTCCCAGAAACTTCCGACTATGCTATTGATGAGCTCGACGAGGCAAACGAGTCTGGCGATATGTTGGCCAAACGTGCAGCGAACAGGCGCATGAGTGAACTTGGAGCGGGGTTCCGCTCTCCGTTTGGTGATAATCGCAAGGCAGAAAACGCACACCTTAAGAAGGCAGCTCTCGGCTGGTCGAGCTCACTTGCCTTTTCTCCTTCCGACATCTCTCAGAGCAGAAGACATTCTTTTGCTACACTTCCAACTCGTCAAGCCTCTATCAGCTCTATCCCTGATTCCGCACTCGAGCCTTCTGCACTTGACATGCAGCAATCTCAGGATTATCCTCCGGGGTATCCCGACCCCGCCTCGTTCGGAGGCGCTTCTCATG CCAGCCAGTACTTTGGCGGAGGACCTAACATGGGCGCCAACATGGGGAGTGCGTACCAGACTGGCTATGCCAACCAGTACCCGTCTCCCTATGGTTTGCCTAACTCGTATGGCAATCGTGCGCCTTCTCCTCATCGCAGTGTCTACAGCATTGCACAACCCCGCCACAACCAGCTCCTTCACATCGTTCTATTCAAGTGCGCTCGGGCTGACGTGTTCTACATTCAAGAGGGCACTGGTCTCACTGTCAAGCCTGGTGATCTGGTGATAGTTGAGGCTGATCGCGGCACTGACCTGGGAACCGTCGCTAAGGATAACGTTGACTGGCAGGCCGCCAAGGACCTCAAGGAACACTACGCCGAAGAACAGTACAAGTGGCTCATGATGTACTCTCAGGGTGCTGCTGCCGCGCAGGAAGGATCCAGCGCAGGTCTTCTTGCCTCTTCCACCGGTCTTCAAGGAAGCGCGATTGGAGGCATGGGACCTCCCAGCCAGCACCATGCTCAGGAGCCCAACGCTGGCGAGCTCCGACCCAAGCTCATCAAGCGTCTCGCCCAGAGCCATGAGGTCCATGCCTTGCGGGACAAGGAAGGTCAGGAGGCCAAGGCGAAGCGTGTTTGCATGCAAAAGGTCAAGGAGCACGGCCTTAACATGGAGATCCTTGACGCTGAATTCCAAAT GGATTGGAAGAAGTTGACTTTCTACTACTTTGCTGATTCGtacatcaacttcaactcTCTTGTCACCGATCTCTTCAAGATCTACAAGACGCGAATTTGGATGTCTGCTATTAACCCCGCCTCATTCGCTAGCCCTACTCTTGGTATTCAAGCCCCCAGCGGCATCGGTCCTGGTGCCGTGAACGCCAACCGTGGTGCAGGTGGCAATGACCGACGCCAGAACCAGCAGGTTCATGAGCCTCAACAGGCACCCGCCTTCACTACTGGAGCCCGAGATGGTCGAGGATACCGCCCAGCTTTCAGTCAGCCATTTGGCAACGAAAACCGCcttcagcagcaacagcagcaggcGTCTGGGTACCCCCCATCCAACTACCCTTCCTACCCGCAGTTCGGTAGCCCTTTCACCAACCCTAGAACTAATGCTGGTTATGGTCCTGGTGCTATCGCTTCTGTTGAAGGCTATCCCGGAGCAGCTGTTCCTCAGCTTGGGGAGTACCAGTCCATGCGCCAACGCTTCCCCAACCCCCAGTCGGGACCAAGCCCTGCACCTCACTCTCAGGCTACCTCCCCTCTGGCTGCCCAGAATGACTGGGTGGGAGGATTTCAGGGCCTCTCTCTCAACACTCACTAA
- a CDS encoding hypothetical protein (SECRETED:SignalP(1-16)), with product MKWLTLVLASAAAVTASPIASLPSISPTGPCPQSKIDAILSGEMDASECCSYGKCKGDVVVSVG from the exons ATGAAGTGGCTCACTCTCGTTCTCGCCTCGGCCGCCGCGGTCACTGCTTCTCCCATCGCGTCTTTGCCTTCCATCTCGCCAACTGGACCATGCCCTCAG TCCAAGATCGATGCTATCCTTAGCGGTGAAATGGATGCTTCCGAGTGTTGCTCCTATGGAAAATGCAAGGGCGATGTAGTCGTCTCGGTTGGCTGA